One window of the Sphingomonas crocodyli genome contains the following:
- the mtaB gene encoding tRNA (N(6)-L-threonylcarbamoyladenosine(37)-C(2))-methylthiotransferase MtaB produces the protein MSGPELITLGCRLNIAESEAMRAAAADQDDLIIVNSCAVTAEAVRQAKKAIRKAARARPEARIVVTGCAAQIEPDTFAAMPEVARVLGNGEKQQPQAFRFDRPDVAEVHVADIMGVRRNAPHMAAAFADQTRAFVEVQNGCDHRCTFCVIPLGRGPSRSVPAGAVIDRIAEIVDQGQAEVVLTGVDLTSYGPDLPGAPTLGQLVERILRHVPKLQRLRLSSLDMIEIDDRLFDLITGEARIMPHLHLSLQAGDDMILKRMKRRHSRAQSVAVVERLKAKRPDIAIGADLIAGFPTEDDAMAANSLALIDDCDIVFGHIFPYSPRPGTPAARMPQVPRDTIRARAAALREAAERRKADWLRSLVGTVQPVLIERGGTGHAPNFAPVSFLWETFAVGSVQPLRITGVAGPHLTGISE, from the coding sequence ATGAGCGGCCCCGAACTGATCACGCTGGGTTGTCGGCTGAACATCGCCGAGAGCGAGGCGATGCGCGCGGCCGCCGCCGATCAGGATGACCTCATCATCGTCAACAGCTGCGCCGTGACGGCCGAGGCGGTGCGTCAGGCGAAGAAGGCAATCCGCAAGGCGGCCCGCGCGCGCCCCGAAGCGCGCATCGTCGTCACCGGCTGCGCGGCGCAGATCGAGCCGGACACCTTCGCGGCGATGCCCGAAGTCGCCCGCGTGCTGGGCAATGGCGAGAAGCAGCAGCCCCAGGCTTTCCGCTTCGACCGACCCGACGTGGCCGAGGTCCATGTCGCCGACATCATGGGCGTCCGCCGCAACGCGCCACACATGGCCGCCGCCTTCGCCGATCAGACGCGCGCCTTCGTCGAGGTGCAGAATGGCTGCGACCATCGCTGCACCTTCTGCGTGATCCCGCTGGGCCGCGGCCCCAGCCGATCGGTGCCGGCCGGCGCGGTGATCGATCGGATCGCGGAGATCGTCGATCAGGGGCAGGCCGAAGTCGTCCTGACCGGCGTCGACCTCACCAGCTACGGCCCAGACCTTCCCGGCGCGCCGACCTTGGGCCAGCTTGTCGAGCGCATCCTGCGCCACGTTCCCAAGCTTCAGCGGCTACGCCTCTCCTCGCTCGACATGATCGAGATCGACGATCGGCTGTTCGACCTCATCACCGGTGAGGCGCGGATCATGCCGCACCTCCATCTGTCGCTGCAGGCCGGCGACGACATGATCCTCAAGCGGATGAAGCGCCGCCATTCGCGTGCTCAATCCGTCGCCGTCGTCGAACGCCTCAAGGCGAAGCGCCCCGACATCGCGATCGGCGCGGACCTGATCGCCGGCTTCCCGACCGAGGATGACGCGATGGCCGCGAACAGCCTCGCACTAATCGACGATTGCGACATCGTCTTCGGCCACATCTTCCCTTACTCGCCCCGCCCCGGCACGCCGGCCGCGCGGATGCCGCAAGTGCCGCGCGACACCATCCGTGCGCGCGCCGCCGCGCTGCGCGAGGCGGCAGAACGTCGCAAGGCGGACTGGCTTCGCTCGCTCGTGGGCACGGTGCAGCCGGTTCTGATCGAGCGCGGCGGCACCGGCCACGCACCAAACTTCGCGCCGGTAAGTTTCCTATGGGAAACTTTCGCTGTAGGCAGCGTCCAACCCCTCCGCATCACCGGCGTCGCCGGCCCCCATCTGACAGGCATATCCGAATGA
- a CDS encoding amidohydrolase family protein yields MGFPTDQKIIDLMLSLPSNNKGVYDSFKPLLRDKESLSAFDFPAQYMFKDVPDHDGVTDRIGWLLNVMDRYNIERAFTGVNPADPDWQTIQAKHRDRFLFCAHVDPNGGMETYDLLREWHRDYRIDGVGVFPAGCVPQVPIDDRRMWPIYAFCCEKDLPIFINVGVPGPRVPLACQRVELIDEVCWFFPELKFVMRHGAEPWQDLAVKLMLKYPNLYYSTSAFAPKHYPKSIIDYANTRGADKIMYSGYSAGLKMERIFDELPRVPFTDAVWPKFLYENAAKLFKL; encoded by the coding sequence ATGGGATTCCCGACCGATCAGAAGATCATCGATCTGATGCTGTCGCTGCCGTCGAACAACAAGGGCGTGTATGACAGCTTCAAGCCGCTGCTCCGCGACAAGGAGAGCCTGAGCGCGTTCGATTTCCCGGCGCAGTATATGTTCAAGGACGTACCCGATCATGACGGCGTCACCGATCGCATCGGCTGGCTGCTGAACGTGATGGACCGCTACAATATCGAGCGCGCCTTTACCGGCGTGAACCCTGCCGATCCCGACTGGCAGACGATCCAGGCGAAGCATCGCGATCGTTTCCTGTTCTGCGCGCATGTCGATCCCAATGGCGGCATGGAGACCTATGATCTGCTGCGCGAATGGCATCGCGACTATCGGATCGACGGGGTGGGGGTGTTCCCGGCCGGTTGCGTGCCGCAGGTGCCGATCGACGATCGGCGGATGTGGCCGATCTACGCCTTCTGTTGCGAAAAGGATCTGCCGATCTTCATCAATGTCGGCGTGCCCGGCCCGCGCGTGCCGCTGGCGTGCCAGCGGGTCGAACTGATCGACGAGGTGTGCTGGTTCTTCCCCGAACTCAAATTCGTGATGCGGCACGGGGCGGAGCCGTGGCAGGATCTGGCCGTCAAGCTGATGCTGAAATATCCGAACCTCTATTATTCGACCTCGGCCTTCGCGCCGAAGCACTATCCCAAATCGATCATCGATTATGCGAACACGCGCGGCGCGGATAAGATCATGTATTCGGGCTATTCGGCCGGTTTGAAGATGGAACGCATCTTCGACGAATTGCCCCGCGTGCCGTTCACGGACGCGGTGTGGCCGAAGTTCCTCTACGAGAACGCGGCCAAGCTCTTTAAGCTCTAA
- a CDS encoding AbrB/MazE/SpoVT family DNA-binding domain-containing protein, translating to MAEEYRAKVFKSGNSVALRLPKDLGLKEGTEVLLREEHGQYRFAPIDAPKRKISGEGWMGKMPWLKPLTPEEREFDASPRVWDDPDWPDWAERK from the coding sequence GTGGCCGAGGAATATCGCGCCAAGGTGTTCAAGTCGGGTAATTCGGTTGCGCTCAGGCTGCCGAAGGATCTCGGTCTCAAGGAAGGGACCGAGGTGCTGCTGCGCGAGGAGCATGGGCAGTATAGATTCGCGCCGATCGACGCGCCTAAGCGTAAGATCAGTGGTGAAGGCTGGATGGGCAAGATGCCCTGGCTCAAGCCGCTGACGCCCGAGGAGCGCGAGTTCGACGCTTCGCCGCGTGTATGGGATGATCCTGACTGGCCGGATTGGGCTGAGCGGAAATGA
- a CDS encoding aspartate-semialdehyde dehydrogenase, whose protein sequence is MGYRVVVAGATGNVGREMLNILAEREFPIDEIAVLASARSQGDQIEFGETGKMLKVQNIEHFDWAGWDMALFAIGSDATKIYAPKAAAAGCTVIDNSSLYRMEPDVPLIVPEVNPEAIDGYKVRNIIANPNCSTAQMVVALKPLHDAAKIKRIVVSTYQSVSGAGKQGMDELFEQSRNIFVGDPAEPKKFTKQIAFNVIPHIDKFLDDGFTKEEWKMVVETKKIMDPKVKVVATCVRVPVFVGHSEAINIEFENELSAEDAQKILREAPGVMLVDKREDGGYVTPVECVGDFATFVSRVREDPTVENGLVLWCVSDNLRKGAALNAVQIAELLGRRHLKKG, encoded by the coding sequence ATGGGTTATCGTGTCGTCGTCGCCGGAGCCACGGGCAATGTGGGCCGCGAAATGCTCAACATTCTGGCGGAGCGGGAATTCCCGATCGACGAGATCGCCGTGCTCGCCTCGGCGCGCAGCCAGGGCGACCAGATCGAGTTCGGCGAAACCGGCAAGATGCTCAAGGTCCAGAATATCGAGCATTTCGACTGGGCGGGTTGGGACATGGCCCTGTTCGCCATCGGCAGCGACGCGACCAAGATCTACGCGCCCAAGGCGGCGGCGGCGGGCTGCACCGTGATCGACAATTCGTCGCTCTACCGGATGGAGCCGGACGTCCCCCTGATCGTGCCCGAGGTGAACCCCGAAGCGATCGACGGCTACAAGGTCCGCAACATCATCGCGAACCCGAACTGCTCGACCGCGCAGATGGTGGTGGCATTGAAGCCGCTGCATGACGCCGCGAAGATCAAGCGCATCGTCGTTTCGACCTATCAGTCGGTTTCGGGCGCGGGCAAGCAGGGCATGGACGAGCTGTTCGAACAGAGCCGTAACATCTTCGTCGGCGATCCGGCCGAGCCCAAGAAGTTCACCAAGCAGATCGCGTTCAACGTGATCCCGCACATCGACAAGTTCCTCGACGACGGTTTCACCAAGGAAGAGTGGAAGATGGTCGTCGAAACCAAGAAGATCATGGACCCGAAGGTGAAGGTGGTCGCCACCTGCGTTCGCGTGCCCGTGTTCGTCGGCCATTCGGAAGCGATCAACATCGAGTTCGAGAACGAGTTGTCGGCCGAGGACGCGCAGAAGATCCTGCGCGAAGCGCCGGGCGTGATGCTCGTCGACAAGCGCGAGGATGGCGGATACGTCACCCCGGTCGAATGCGTCGGCGACTTCGCGACCTTCGTCAGCCGCGTCCGCGAGGATCCGACCGTCGAGAACGGCCTGGTCCTGTGGTGCGTCAGCGACAACCTGCGCAAGGGCGCCGCGCTCAACGCGGTGCAGATCGCGGAACTGCTGGGACGGCGGCACCTCAAGAAGGGCTGA
- a CDS encoding alpha/beta hydrolase, which produces MRRWLIGGLPLLLVGFGATWCVGSWLVRGYGGPVPSAVAPARDIRLTASDGISIAGTYRPGCTVDAPAVLLLHPKGGGRAAMAGNAKWLSARGFATLAIDLRGHGESTITDLSYGLHESRDARAAFDWLKVRQRGAPAALVGSSLGGAAALLGDEGPIPADALVLQAVFPTIHDAIFNRIASRIGRAPALLLEPLLSGQTWLRIGVPPSRLAPIDAVARYRGPLLLIGGAEDESTPPVEVRAMFARANDPRAIWFAPGLDHAATAGIETPAYRARLLNFLTRSIGAPRCGLPTGGPPDRTTGTPASKR; this is translated from the coding sequence ATGCGACGTTGGCTGATCGGCGGACTGCCGCTTCTGCTTGTGGGCTTTGGCGCCACCTGGTGCGTCGGATCATGGCTGGTTCGGGGCTACGGTGGCCCGGTTCCGTCGGCCGTCGCGCCCGCGCGGGACATCCGACTGACCGCCAGCGACGGCATTTCGATCGCGGGCACGTATCGCCCCGGCTGCACGGTCGATGCGCCCGCCGTGCTGTTGCTCCACCCCAAGGGCGGCGGGCGGGCGGCGATGGCGGGCAATGCCAAGTGGCTGTCGGCGCGCGGCTTCGCGACCCTGGCGATCGATCTGCGCGGGCATGGCGAATCGACGATCACCGACCTGAGCTATGGCCTCCACGAAAGCCGCGATGCGCGCGCGGCGTTCGACTGGCTCAAGGTGCGGCAGCGGGGTGCGCCGGCTGCTCTGGTTGGCAGTTCGCTGGGCGGGGCGGCGGCCTTGCTGGGCGATGAGGGGCCGATCCCGGCCGATGCGCTGGTGCTGCAGGCGGTGTTTCCGACGATCCATGACGCGATCTTCAACCGGATCGCCAGCCGGATCGGCCGTGCGCCCGCGCTGCTGCTCGAACCCTTGCTCAGCGGGCAGACCTGGCTGCGGATCGGGGTGCCGCCGTCGCGCCTGGCGCCGATCGATGCGGTCGCGCGCTATCGCGGCCCGCTGTTGTTGATCGGCGGGGCGGAGGATGAATCGACCCCGCCTGTCGAGGTGCGGGCGATGTTCGCGCGCGCCAATGATCCCAGGGCGATCTGGTTTGCACCGGGCCTCGATCATGCGGCGACGGCGGGGATCGAGACGCCCGCCTATCGCGCGCGGCTGCTCAACTTTCTGACGCGATCGATCGGCGCGCCGCGTTGCGGTTTGCCCACAGGCGGCCCACCAGATCGAACGACAGGAACACCAGCATCGAAAAGATGA
- the rimM gene encoding ribosome maturation factor RimM (Essential for efficient processing of 16S rRNA), translated as MADDRPLTLAVIIGAHGVTGEVRLKLFTDELKAYPKLTGNGRAFTLKSVRPGPNGAVARLAEVTDRNAAEALRGTELTVPRSALPPLEEGEYYHADLIGLPCVAGDRTVGTAVLIEDFGAGDVIEIEKPDGKRFMVPIAAAVTIEPDRLLIDPEFVE; from the coding sequence TTGGCTGACGATCGTCCCCTCACGCTCGCCGTCATCATCGGCGCGCATGGCGTGACGGGTGAGGTGCGGCTGAAGCTCTTCACCGATGAGCTGAAGGCCTATCCGAAGCTGACCGGCAACGGACGCGCCTTCACGCTCAAGTCGGTTCGCCCCGGCCCGAACGGGGCGGTCGCGCGGCTGGCCGAAGTGACCGACCGCAATGCCGCCGAGGCGCTGCGCGGTACTGAACTGACCGTGCCGCGTTCGGCCCTCCCCCCGCTGGAGGAGGGCGAATATTATCATGCCGACCTGATCGGCCTGCCCTGCGTCGCGGGGGATCGCACGGTCGGCACAGCCGTCCTGATCGAGGATTTCGGTGCGGGCGACGTCATCGAAATCGAAAAGCCCGATGGTAAGCGTTTCATGGTGCCGATCGCCGCCGCGGTGACGATCGAGCCCGATCGCCTGCTGATCGACCCGGAGTTCGTCGAATGA
- the trmD gene encoding tRNA (guanosine(37)-N1)-methyltransferase TrmD, producing MTFAATILTLYPEMFPGPLGVSLAGRALAEGKWACDPVQIRNFATDKHRSVDDTPAGGGAGMVMRADVLARAVDHALERQPNAPILAMSPRGAPLTQQRVRQLADGAGVTILCGRFEGIDERLFEARPIELVSIGDYILSGGEMAALTLLDACIRLLPGVMGAPDSGDDESFETGLLEYPHYTRPAEWEGRTIPEVLRSGDHARISAWRKSMAETDTRLRRPDLWERHEGARVQSPSGARRQKKER from the coding sequence ATGACCTTCGCTGCCACCATCCTCACCCTCTACCCCGAGATGTTCCCCGGTCCGCTCGGCGTGTCGCTCGCCGGTCGGGCACTCGCGGAAGGGAAGTGGGCGTGCGATCCGGTGCAGATCCGGAATTTCGCGACCGACAAGCATCGCTCGGTCGACGATACGCCGGCCGGGGGCGGGGCGGGGATGGTGATGCGGGCGGATGTGCTGGCGCGCGCGGTGGATCATGCGTTGGAGCGGCAGCCGAACGCGCCGATCCTGGCGATGAGCCCGCGGGGCGCGCCGCTGACGCAGCAGCGCGTTCGCCAGCTTGCGGACGGCGCCGGCGTCACGATTCTCTGCGGTCGGTTCGAAGGGATCGACGAGCGTCTGTTCGAGGCGCGGCCGATAGAACTGGTGTCGATCGGCGACTATATTCTTTCGGGCGGGGAAATGGCCGCTTTGACGCTGCTGGATGCTTGCATTCGGTTGCTTCCCGGCGTAATGGGCGCGCCCGATAGCGGTGATGACGAGAGCTTCGAAACCGGGCTTCTCGAATATCCGCATTATACCCGACCTGCTGAGTGGGAAGGGCGCACGATCCCCGAGGTGCTGCGATCTGGGGATCATGCGAGGATTTCGGCATGGCGCAAGTCGATGGCCGAGACCGATACAAGGCTAAGGAGGCCGGACCTTTGGGAGCGCCATGAGGGCGCTCGGGTTCAGTCTCCCTCTGGCGCGCGGCGACAGAAGAAGGAGCGATGA
- the rpsP gene encoding 30S ribosomal protein S16: MAVSIRLARGGAKKRPYYRIVVANSRAPRDGAFIEKIGSYNPLLAKDDANRVVLDTERAKHWLSVGAQPTDRVARFLDAAGIKERPARNNPKKAEPGDKAKERAEERAEKLKAAEEAAKAPVVEEAPAEEAPAAEAAAEETTEA; the protein is encoded by the coding sequence ATGGCCGTTTCCATCCGTCTCGCCCGTGGCGGCGCCAAGAAGCGCCCCTATTACCGCATCGTCGTCGCCAACTCGCGCGCTCCGCGTGACGGCGCCTTCATCGAGAAGATCGGCTCGTACAACCCGCTCCTCGCCAAGGACGACGCCAACCGCGTCGTGCTCGACACCGAGCGCGCGAAGCACTGGCTCTCGGTTGGCGCGCAGCCGACCGATCGCGTCGCCCGCTTCCTCGACGCCGCCGGCATCAAGGAGCGCCCCGCGCGCAACAACCCGAAGAAGGCCGAGCCGGGCGACAAGGCCAAGGAGCGCGCCGAGGAGCGTGCCGAGAAGCTGAAGGCCGCCGAGGAAGCCGCCAAGGCTCCGGTCGTCGAAGAAGCGCCCGCCGAGGAAGCTCCCGCCGCGGAAGCCGCTGCGGAAGAGACCACCGAGGCGTGA
- a CDS encoding LysE family translocator: protein MPSTGHWIAFALVCLGMVLTPGPNMIYLISRSICQGAKAGLVSLGGVAVGFVLYMSMAAFGISALMMAVPFAYDVLRSGGALYLLWMAWQAVRPGGSSPFQVRDLPVDGPRKLFLMGLMTSLLNPKVAMLYLSLLPQFIDPERGHILAQSFVLGTTQIVVSVAVNAMIALAAGSIALFLATRPGWAAFQRYLMGFVLTGLAIRMATEARR from the coding sequence ATGCCATCGACCGGACATTGGATCGCCTTCGCGCTTGTCTGCCTCGGCATGGTGCTGACGCCGGGGCCGAACATGATCTACCTGATCTCGCGCTCGATCTGTCAGGGGGCGAAGGCGGGGCTGGTGTCGCTGGGCGGGGTCGCGGTCGGCTTCGTGCTCTATATGTCGATGGCGGCGTTCGGGATCAGCGCGCTGATGATGGCGGTGCCCTTCGCCTATGACGTGCTGCGCTCCGGCGGCGCGCTCTATCTGCTGTGGATGGCGTGGCAAGCGGTGCGGCCCGGTGGGAGCTCGCCGTTTCAGGTCAGGGATCTGCCGGTCGACGGGCCGCGCAAGCTGTTCCTGATGGGGCTGATGACAAGCCTGCTCAATCCCAAGGTGGCGATGCTCTATCTGTCGCTGCTGCCCCAGTTCATCGATCCCGAGCGCGGACACATCCTCGCGCAGTCCTTCGTGCTGGGCACCACGCAGATCGTGGTGAGCGTGGCGGTCAACGCGATGATCGCACTGGCGGCGGGTTCGATCGCCTTGTTTCTCGCCACTCGCCCCGGCTGGGCGGCGTTCCAGCGTTATCTGATGGGCTTCGTCCTGACCGGCCTCGCCATCCGCATGGCGACCGAGGCGCGACGTTAG
- the ffh gene encoding signal recognition particle protein → MFDSLSDRLNGVFDRLRGRGALSESDVRAAMREVRIALLEADVALPVVREFVDKATEQAVGQQVLRSVTPGQQVVKIVNDALVEMLGSDAVDLNVDVTPPAIIMMVGLQGSGKTTTTAKIAKRLTEKGRKKVLMASLDVNRPAAQEQLATLGTQASVATLPIVAGQQPVDIAKRALQAAKLQGYDVLMLDTAGRLHVDQALMDEMKAVAGVADPEEILLVVDALTGQDAVNVASSFSEQVPLTGVVLTRMDGDARGGAALSMRHVTGKPIKFVGTGEKLDGLELFQPQRVAGRILGMGDVVSLVEKAAETIKVEEAEALAARMAKGQFDMNDLRNQLKQMQRMGGLSGLASMLPGIKQVKQAVANGAADDKVLVRMDAIIGSMTPKERTKPELLNAKRKIRVAKGSGTTVQEVNKLLKMHQDMSTMMKKVKKMGGLKQLGALFGGGGGLGGMLGGGGAGGLPPMPGGGNLPGLPGAGGLPPGFQNFLKKK, encoded by the coding sequence ATGTTCGATAGTCTGAGCGATCGGCTGAACGGCGTCTTCGACCGCCTGCGCGGGCGTGGCGCGCTCAGCGAATCGGACGTGCGCGCCGCGATGCGCGAGGTTCGCATCGCGCTGCTCGAAGCCGATGTCGCGCTGCCGGTGGTCCGCGAGTTCGTCGACAAGGCGACCGAGCAGGCGGTGGGCCAGCAGGTGCTGCGTTCGGTCACGCCGGGCCAGCAGGTCGTCAAGATCGTCAACGACGCGCTGGTCGAAATGCTCGGATCGGACGCGGTCGATCTGAACGTCGACGTCACCCCGCCCGCGATCATCATGATGGTCGGTCTGCAGGGTTCGGGTAAGACCACCACGACCGCCAAGATCGCCAAGCGCCTCACCGAAAAGGGCCGCAAGAAGGTGCTGATGGCGTCGCTCGACGTCAATCGCCCGGCCGCGCAGGAACAGCTGGCGACTTTGGGCACGCAGGCATCGGTCGCGACCCTGCCGATCGTCGCGGGGCAGCAGCCGGTCGACATCGCCAAGCGCGCGCTGCAGGCTGCCAAGCTGCAGGGCTATGACGTCCTGATGCTCGACACGGCGGGCCGTCTCCACGTCGATCAGGCGCTGATGGACGAGATGAAGGCGGTCGCCGGCGTCGCCGATCCCGAGGAAATCCTGCTCGTCGTCGACGCGCTGACCGGCCAGGACGCCGTCAACGTCGCGTCGAGCTTCTCCGAACAGGTGCCGCTGACCGGCGTGGTGCTGACCCGTATGGACGGCGATGCGCGCGGCGGTGCGGCGTTGTCGATGCGGCATGTCACCGGCAAGCCGATCAAGTTCGTCGGCACCGGCGAAAAGCTGGACGGGCTGGAGCTGTTCCAGCCGCAGCGCGTCGCCGGCCGCATCCTGGGCATGGGCGACGTCGTCTCGCTGGTCGAAAAGGCCGCCGAGACGATCAAGGTCGAAGAGGCCGAGGCGCTCGCCGCGCGGATGGCCAAGGGCCAGTTCGACATGAACGACCTGCGCAACCAGCTGAAGCAGATGCAGCGTATGGGCGGCCTTTCGGGCCTCGCCTCGATGCTGCCCGGCATCAAGCAGGTGAAGCAGGCGGTGGCCAACGGCGCCGCCGACGACAAAGTGCTCGTCCGTATGGATGCGATCATCGGTTCGATGACGCCCAAGGAACGGACCAAGCCCGAACTGCTCAACGCCAAGCGCAAGATCCGCGTGGCCAAGGGATCCGGCACCACGGTGCAGGAGGTCAACAAGCTCCTGAAGATGCATCAGGACATGTCGACCATGATGAAGAAGGTGAAGAAGATGGGCGGGCTCAAGCAGCTCGGCGCCCTCTTCGGTGGCGGCGGCGGCCTTGGCGGCATGCTCGGCGGTGGCGGGGCAGGTGGCCTGCCCCCGATGCCGGGCGGCGGCAATCTGCCGGGCCTCCCCGGTGCCGGCGGCCTTCCGCCCGGCTTCCAGAATTTCCTGAAAAAGAAGTGA
- the dapF gene encoding diaminopimelate epimerase, translating to MALRFHKMHGLGNDFVVIDAREQAVTMTDGLARALSDRKTGIGCDQLILIEPSAVATAKMRIFNADGGEVESCGNATRCVVSLLGGEATVETLGGLLDGRTIGGTVSVDLIEPRFDWDAIPLAYAMDTARMPVGWDELTDPVGVNVGNPHVVFFVDDVDAVPLDILGPQIETDPLFPARINVNIAQVVGPNHLKMRTFERGVGLTRACGTGACATGVAAIRRGLMKGPVTIDMPGGTLVIDWAPGRPVNMAGPATHVFTAEADISAFQ from the coding sequence ATGGCGCTCCGGTTCCACAAGATGCACGGCCTCGGCAACGACTTCGTCGTGATCGATGCGCGTGAACAGGCGGTCACGATGACCGATGGTCTCGCGCGCGCCCTTTCCGATCGCAAGACCGGCATCGGCTGCGACCAGTTGATCCTGATCGAGCCGTCCGCCGTCGCCACCGCGAAGATGCGCATCTTCAACGCCGATGGCGGTGAGGTCGAAAGCTGCGGCAACGCCACGCGCTGCGTCGTCAGCCTGCTGGGCGGCGAAGCGACGGTCGAAACGTTGGGCGGCCTGCTCGACGGGCGCACGATCGGCGGCACCGTCTCGGTCGACCTGATCGAGCCGCGCTTCGATTGGGACGCGATCCCGTTGGCCTATGCGATGGACACCGCGCGCATGCCGGTGGGCTGGGACGAGTTGACCGATCCGGTCGGCGTCAATGTCGGCAATCCGCACGTCGTCTTCTTCGTCGATGATGTCGATGCCGTGCCGCTCGATATCCTCGGCCCGCAGATCGAGACCGACCCGCTGTTCCCCGCGCGGATCAACGTCAACATCGCGCAGGTCGTCGGGCCGAACCATCTCAAGATGCGCACCTTCGAACGCGGGGTCGGCCTGACCCGCGCGTGCGGAACCGGCGCGTGCGCGACCGGCGTCGCGGCGATCCGGCGCGGGCTGATGAAGGGTCCGGTGACGATCGACATGCCCGGCGGCACGCTGGTGATCGATTGGGCGCCCGGCCGCCCGGTCAACATGGCCGGCCCGGCAACGCATGTCTTCACGGCCGAGGCAGATATCAGCGCCTTCCAATGA
- the rplS gene encoding 50S ribosomal protein L19 gives MNLIQQLEAEQIAKFNAAKKIPEFRPGDTLKVGVKVVEGERTRVQAYEGVCIARANKGMGSSFTVRKISFGEGVERVFPLYSPNIDSIEVVRKGVVRRAKLYYLRGRRGKSARIAERRDNRPAAEAQEA, from the coding sequence ATGAACCTCATCCAGCAGCTCGAAGCCGAGCAGATTGCCAAGTTCAATGCGGCGAAGAAGATTCCCGAATTCCGCCCCGGCGACACGCTGAAGGTCGGCGTGAAGGTCGTCGAAGGCGAGCGCACCCGCGTTCAGGCTTATGAAGGCGTCTGCATCGCCCGCGCCAACAAGGGCATGGGTTCGTCGTTCACCGTCCGCAAGATCTCGTTCGGCGAAGGTGTCGAGCGCGTTTTCCCGCTTTATTCGCCGAACATCGATTCGATCGAAGTCGTGCGTAAGGGCGTCGTGCGTCGCGCGAAGCTCTACTATCTGCGTGGCCGCCGCGGTAAATCGGCGCGTATTGCAGAGCGTCGCGACAACCGTCCGGCCGCCGAGGCCCAGGAAGCCTAA
- a CDS encoding type II toxin-antitoxin system VapC family toxin, whose protein sequence is MRYLLDANICIRLFSGDHPRLTARILDCDEGDLAVSAIAFAEIAYGSSQGKLPPMEVLNAFLRDVALLSFDEAAARAYARLPFRRGSFDRLIAAHALSLDLALVTDNERHFADIPNLRIENWL, encoded by the coding sequence ATGAGATATCTGCTGGATGCGAATATCTGCATCCGTCTGTTCTCCGGTGATCATCCACGTTTGACGGCGCGCATACTCGATTGCGACGAGGGCGATCTGGCTGTGTCCGCGATCGCCTTCGCCGAAATCGCCTATGGAAGCTCCCAAGGTAAATTGCCGCCTATGGAGGTGCTCAACGCCTTCCTTCGCGATGTCGCCTTGCTGTCGTTCGACGAGGCGGCGGCACGGGCCTATGCGCGCCTGCCGTTCAGGCGTGGCAGCTTCGATCGCCTGATCGCGGCGCACGCATTATCGCTCGACCTTGCGCTCGTTACCGATAATGAGCGCCACTTCGCCGACATCCCCAATCTGCGCATCGAAAATTGGCTCTGA